One region of Micromonospora ureilytica genomic DNA includes:
- the folE gene encoding GTP cyclohydrolase I FolE — MAVSATEPDGDDELDYVAARLISGRLTGRPVEDAVDLGRIEKAVREILIAVGEDPDRDGLQQTPARVARAYAELFAGLRVDPAQVLSTTFEANHEELVIVRDIDVMSLCEHHLLPFRGSAHIGYIPGPDGRITGLSKLARLVEVFARRPQVQERLTSQVADLLMSKLAPRGVVVVLECEHMCMAMRGIQKSGAKTITSAVRGILQSDSKSRAEAMALIIPR; from the coding sequence CTGGCCGTCTCCGCGACCGAACCCGACGGCGACGACGAGCTGGACTACGTTGCCGCACGGCTGATCAGCGGCAGGCTGACCGGCCGCCCCGTCGAAGACGCGGTCGACCTCGGCCGGATCGAGAAGGCCGTCCGCGAGATCCTCATCGCGGTCGGCGAGGACCCGGACCGCGACGGACTCCAGCAGACCCCGGCCCGGGTCGCCCGCGCGTACGCCGAACTCTTCGCCGGCCTCCGGGTCGACCCGGCTCAGGTGCTCAGCACCACCTTCGAGGCCAACCACGAAGAGTTGGTCATCGTGCGGGACATCGACGTGATGAGCCTCTGCGAGCACCACCTGCTGCCCTTCCGGGGCAGCGCGCACATCGGCTACATCCCCGGCCCCGACGGGCGGATCACCGGCCTGTCCAAGCTGGCCCGACTCGTCGAGGTCTTCGCCCGTCGGCCCCAGGTGCAGGAGCGACTCACCTCGCAGGTCGCCGACCTGCTGATGAGCAAACTCGCACCACGCGGCGTCGTCGTCGTGCTCGAATGCGAGCACATGTGCATGGCGATGCGCGGCATCCAGAAATCCGGTGCCAAGACCATCACATCGGCCGTGCGCGGAATCCTGCAGTCGGACTCCAAGTCGCGGGCCGAGGCGATGGCGCTGATCATCCCCCGCTGA
- the ftsH gene encoding ATP-dependent zinc metalloprotease FtsH, whose product MERTRFFRRPVVWIILVILGAVVLSQLFTAGPSYHRVDTSVALDQLHTAKINKVVFQDKEQTLQLDLAQKTKFGKTETNKIEAQFPYQAGDQIWNEVLDAKANNRVTGPADAKVSSDSIWVSLLVNLLPIALLVLLLLFFMSQMQGGGSRVLNFGKSKAKMITKDTPKTTFADVAGAEEAVEELYEIKDFLQNPAKYQALGAKIPKGVLLFGPPGTGKTLLARAVAGEAGVPFYSISGSDFVEMFVGVGASRVRDLFEQAKTNAPAIVFVDEIDAVGRHRGAGMGGGHDEREQTLNQLLVEMDGFDTKGGVILIAATNRPDILDPALLRPGRFDRQIPVDAPDMEGRKAILRVHAKGKPFTPDVDLDAVARRTPGFSGADLANVINESALLTARKEQRAISNDSLEESIDRVVAGPQRRTRVMSDNEKKITAYHEGGHALVAWALPHAAPVHKVTILSRGRSLGHTLVLPTEDKYTQTRAEMIDTLAYALGGRAAEELVFHEPTTGAGNDIEKATQLARAMITQYGMSSKLGAIKYGTSGDEPFLGRNMGHERDYSDSVAAEIDGEMRALVELAHDEAWEILVEYRDVLDNIVLELMEKETLSTADMARICSRVVKRPPLAPYNGFGKRQPSTEPPVLTPAEKDKLKAQAQADGAQASVGGVAPSNNSDGTH is encoded by the coding sequence ATGGAACGTACGCGTTTCTTCCGCCGACCGGTGGTCTGGATCATCCTGGTCATCCTCGGCGCCGTTGTGCTCAGTCAGCTGTTCACCGCTGGTCCCAGCTACCACCGCGTGGACACTTCCGTTGCGCTCGATCAGCTGCACACCGCCAAGATCAACAAGGTGGTCTTCCAGGACAAGGAGCAGACGCTCCAGCTGGACCTGGCCCAGAAGACCAAGTTCGGTAAGACCGAGACCAACAAGATCGAGGCCCAGTTCCCGTACCAGGCTGGCGACCAGATCTGGAACGAGGTGCTGGACGCCAAGGCGAACAACCGGGTCACCGGCCCGGCCGACGCCAAGGTCTCCTCGGACAGCATCTGGGTGAGCCTGCTGGTCAACCTGCTGCCGATCGCGCTGCTCGTCCTCCTGCTGCTGTTCTTCATGTCGCAGATGCAGGGCGGCGGCTCCCGGGTGCTCAACTTCGGCAAGTCCAAGGCCAAGATGATCACCAAGGACACTCCGAAGACGACCTTCGCGGACGTCGCGGGTGCCGAGGAGGCCGTCGAAGAGCTGTACGAGATCAAGGACTTCCTGCAGAACCCGGCCAAGTACCAGGCCCTGGGCGCCAAGATCCCGAAGGGTGTGCTGCTGTTCGGCCCGCCCGGCACCGGCAAGACGCTGCTGGCCCGCGCGGTCGCCGGCGAGGCCGGGGTGCCCTTCTACTCCATCTCCGGCTCCGACTTCGTGGAGATGTTCGTCGGCGTCGGCGCCAGCCGGGTCCGTGACCTGTTCGAGCAGGCCAAGACGAACGCCCCGGCGATCGTCTTCGTCGACGAGATCGACGCCGTCGGCCGGCACCGTGGCGCCGGCATGGGCGGCGGCCACGACGAGCGGGAGCAGACGCTCAACCAGCTGCTCGTCGAGATGGACGGCTTCGACACCAAGGGTGGGGTCATCCTCATCGCGGCCACCAACCGGCCGGACATCCTCGACCCGGCGCTGCTGCGCCCGGGCCGGTTCGACCGGCAGATCCCGGTGGACGCCCCCGACATGGAAGGCCGCAAGGCCATCCTGCGGGTGCACGCCAAGGGCAAGCCGTTCACGCCCGACGTCGACCTCGACGCGGTGGCCCGTCGCACGCCGGGCTTCAGCGGCGCCGACCTCGCCAACGTGATCAACGAGTCGGCCCTGCTCACCGCTCGCAAGGAGCAGCGGGCGATCTCCAACGACTCGCTCGAAGAGTCGATCGACCGGGTGGTCGCCGGTCCGCAGCGGCGGACCCGGGTGATGAGCGACAACGAAAAGAAGATCACCGCGTACCACGAGGGTGGCCACGCGTTGGTCGCCTGGGCACTGCCGCACGCCGCGCCGGTGCACAAGGTGACGATCCTGTCCCGTGGCCGCTCGCTGGGCCACACCCTGGTGCTCCCGACCGAGGACAAGTACACCCAGACCCGCGCCGAAATGATCGACACCCTGGCGTACGCACTGGGCGGTCGGGCCGCCGAGGAGCTGGTCTTCCACGAGCCGACCACCGGCGCCGGCAACGACATCGAGAAGGCCACCCAACTGGCCCGCGCGATGATCACCCAGTACGGCATGAGCTCCAAGCTCGGCGCGATCAAGTACGGCACCAGCGGGGACGAGCCGTTCCTCGGCCGCAACATGGGCCACGAACGGGACTACTCGGACTCGGTGGCCGCCGAGATCGACGGCGAGATGCGGGCACTTGTCGAGCTGGCGCACGACGAGGCCTGGGAGATCCTGGTGGAATACCGGGACGTCCTGGACAACATCGTGCTCGAGCTGATGGAGAAGGAAACCCTCTCCACTGCCGACATGGCGCGGATCTGCTCCCGGGTGGTCAAGCGCCCGCCGCTGGCGCCGTACAACGGCTTCGGCAAGCGTCAGCCGTCCACCGAGCCGCCCGTGCTCACCCCTGCGGAGAAGGACAAGCTCAAGGCACAGGCCCAGGCTGACGGCGCGCAGGCGTCGGTCGGCGGGGTGGCACCGTCCAACAACTCGGACGGCACGCACTGA
- the hpt gene encoding hypoxanthine phosphoribosyltransferase yields the protein MADGSWYDADIDHVIISEAQIREKTAELAKQVSADYAHVNDGLLLVCVLKGAVMFMADFARSLGRNGPPAELDFMAISSYGQGTTSSGVVRILKDLDRDIAGRHVIVVEDIVDSGLTLSWLLRYLESRSAASVEVVALFRKPDAVKVPVPVKYVGFDIPTEFVVGYGLDFAERYRELPYVGVLKPEVYARS from the coding sequence ATGGCTGACGGCTCCTGGTACGACGCCGACATCGACCACGTGATCATTTCTGAGGCGCAGATCCGCGAGAAGACGGCGGAGCTGGCCAAGCAGGTCTCCGCCGACTACGCCCACGTGAACGACGGGCTGCTGCTGGTGTGCGTACTCAAGGGCGCGGTGATGTTCATGGCGGACTTCGCCCGGTCGCTGGGCCGCAACGGCCCCCCGGCGGAGCTCGACTTCATGGCCATCTCGTCCTACGGACAGGGCACCACCTCCTCCGGGGTGGTCCGCATCCTCAAGGACCTGGACCGGGACATCGCCGGTCGGCACGTGATCGTCGTCGAGGACATCGTCGACTCCGGGCTCACGCTCTCCTGGCTGCTGCGCTACCTCGAGTCGCGCTCGGCGGCGAGCGTCGAGGTGGTCGCCCTGTTCCGCAAGCCGGACGCGGTGAAGGTGCCGGTCCCGGTGAAGTACGTCGGCTTCGACATCCCCACCGAGTTCGTGGTCGGGTACGGCCTCGACTTCGCTGAGCGCTATCGGGAGCTGCCCTACGTCGGGGTGCTCAAGCCCGAGGTCTACGCCCGCTCCTGA
- a CDS encoding FtsK/SpoIIIE domain-containing protein yields the protein MDAVAGPKARTNRAAALHRRATAVATAAAGILDETRPAPADQRRQYEVADRLRTAAAVLAPGWAGAALDSLTVNSPAGDGPPPFVRVGTAAPLDDARFPALVPLVGTGHLSVDADAREPRVAGLLRAVLLRLLGAAPAGALLIRAVDATGAVLAPFGALADAGLLPPPAVDVAGLRAVLTEAEQWVTPGASGRRRHDRTLLLVVAALPESTGPTDLARIEALAEQGPAAGLHLVVAGWPPAGPYSARAPLPHTTSLALRNAYALLGDPPGASFAGPGADPPGGLNSPVFVESDPPAELVDAVCRRLAEQVEAGSRLALGALLPPTGERLWESDSADGLTTTVGDAGGRAVPLGFTELTPHWLVSGRSAAGRAAFLTTALLGLAARYGPDDLAFYLADLGDGESFVEFLQTERDRSWVPQVRAAAMAADREYVRDLLEELTAEVQRRSDAGARAGGQRFAELRQHQPLPRIVCVVDNVPLLFAERDRLAGEVAAQLDGLARAGRAYGVHLVLAGAGELGLSTRADAGHRDSVLGQFPVRVALPGGSPVLEPTNDSAAGLPVGSAVVNTAGGLGGPRGATRGHERLIRHPDPQDHPEVVEKLRHELWAARPAGSVPPVVFAGYARPLLGNDPRHRAALAGQAHGPAALLGRAVDVARSTVAVPLGPAAGRNLAVLGSGTAAGGLLATAARSTSAHHAPGSARFLVAAPDPGSRALAEALTAELAARHSAELVDLPTLFADAADELPAYLVVFGLDRPGPRELPVERLRSLLRDGPPAGRHLLGWWRAVPPFASLFEPAGEVDKLAAVVVMDVPVAQLTAVFGRPVEWQARPDRAVLWDGPDERGTVLVPFADVAG from the coding sequence GTGGACGCGGTGGCCGGTCCGAAGGCTCGCACGAACCGCGCCGCAGCCCTGCATCGTCGGGCGACGGCGGTCGCGACCGCAGCTGCCGGGATCCTGGACGAGACGCGGCCGGCTCCGGCCGATCAGCGCCGTCAGTACGAGGTGGCCGATCGTCTCCGGACGGCTGCGGCTGTGTTGGCTCCGGGTTGGGCGGGCGCGGCACTGGATTCGCTCACTGTGAACTCGCCGGCGGGTGATGGTCCGCCGCCGTTCGTTCGGGTCGGTACTGCGGCGCCGTTGGATGACGCTCGTTTCCCCGCGTTGGTGCCGCTTGTCGGCACCGGTCACCTCAGTGTGGACGCGGACGCGCGGGAGCCGCGGGTGGCGGGGTTGCTCCGGGCCGTACTCCTGCGGTTGTTGGGTGCGGCACCGGCGGGTGCCCTGTTGATTCGCGCGGTGGATGCCACCGGGGCGGTGTTGGCGCCGTTCGGGGCGCTCGCGGATGCTGGCCTGCTGCCGCCGCCGGCGGTGGATGTGGCGGGTCTGCGCGCGGTGTTGACCGAGGCGGAGCAGTGGGTCACGCCGGGTGCGAGTGGGCGACGCCGGCACGATCGGACGTTGTTGCTGGTGGTGGCCGCGTTGCCGGAGTCGACCGGCCCGACCGATCTGGCGCGCATCGAGGCGTTGGCCGAGCAGGGGCCGGCCGCTGGGCTGCACCTGGTGGTGGCGGGTTGGCCTCCCGCCGGCCCGTACTCGGCCCGGGCACCGCTGCCGCACACCACTTCGCTGGCGCTGCGTAATGCGTACGCGCTGCTCGGCGACCCGCCTGGGGCGTCGTTCGCCGGGCCGGGGGCCGATCCGCCGGGCGGTCTGAACTCGCCGGTCTTCGTCGAGTCGGACCCGCCGGCCGAGTTGGTCGACGCGGTCTGTCGGCGGCTCGCCGAGCAGGTGGAGGCGGGTTCCCGGTTGGCGTTGGGTGCTCTGTTGCCGCCGACGGGTGAGCGGCTGTGGGAGTCGGACTCGGCCGATGGGTTGACCACGACCGTCGGCGATGCCGGGGGCCGGGCGGTGCCGCTGGGTTTCACCGAGTTGACCCCGCACTGGCTGGTGAGTGGCCGGTCCGCGGCGGGTCGTGCGGCGTTCCTGACCACCGCGTTGCTCGGCCTGGCCGCCCGGTACGGCCCGGATGACCTGGCGTTCTACTTGGCGGATCTCGGCGACGGCGAGTCCTTCGTGGAGTTTTTGCAGACGGAGCGGGACCGGTCGTGGGTTCCGCAGGTGCGCGCGGCGGCGATGGCCGCCGACCGGGAGTACGTGCGGGATCTGCTGGAGGAGTTGACGGCCGAGGTTCAGCGCCGCTCGGATGCGGGTGCCCGGGCCGGGGGGCAACGTTTCGCGGAGCTGCGTCAGCATCAGCCGCTGCCGCGGATCGTCTGTGTGGTGGACAATGTGCCGCTGCTCTTCGCCGAGCGGGACCGGCTGGCCGGCGAGGTCGCCGCCCAGTTGGACGGGCTGGCCCGGGCCGGTCGTGCGTACGGCGTGCACCTGGTCTTGGCGGGCGCGGGCGAGTTGGGGCTGAGTACGCGCGCGGATGCTGGTCATCGGGATTCGGTGCTCGGGCAGTTTCCGGTGCGGGTGGCGCTGCCGGGCGGCAGTCCGGTGCTGGAGCCGACGAACGACTCGGCGGCGGGTCTGCCGGTGGGCAGCGCGGTGGTGAACACGGCCGGCGGGCTCGGTGGCCCTCGGGGTGCGACCCGGGGTCACGAACGGTTGATCCGTCATCCGGATCCGCAGGATCATCCGGAGGTCGTGGAGAAGTTGCGGCACGAGCTGTGGGCGGCGCGTCCGGCCGGGTCGGTGCCGCCGGTGGTCTTCGCGGGTTACGCCCGGCCACTGCTGGGCAACGATCCGCGTCACCGGGCAGCCCTGGCGGGACAGGCGCACGGGCCGGCGGCTCTGCTGGGCCGTGCGGTGGACGTGGCCCGTTCGACGGTGGCCGTGCCGTTGGGTCCGGCGGCGGGGCGCAACCTCGCGGTGCTGGGCTCGGGCACCGCGGCGGGCGGGTTGTTGGCGACGGCGGCGCGGAGCACGTCGGCTCACCACGCACCGGGCAGCGCCCGCTTCCTGGTGGCGGCACCGGACCCGGGCTCCCGGGCGCTCGCGGAGGCGTTGACGGCCGAGTTGGCGGCCCGGCATTCGGCCGAGTTGGTGGATCTGCCGACGTTGTTCGCGGACGCGGCCGACGAACTGCCCGCGTACCTGGTGGTCTTCGGGCTGGACCGGCCGGGTCCTCGGGAGCTGCCGGTGGAACGGCTGCGGTCGCTTCTGCGGGACGGGCCTCCGGCGGGGAGACATCTGCTGGGCTGGTGGCGTGCGGTGCCGCCGTTCGCCTCGTTGTTCGAGCCGGCGGGCGAGGTCGACAAGCTGGCCGCGGTGGTCGTGATGGACGTGCCGGTTGCGCAGCTCACAGCGGTCTTCGGTCGGCCGGTCGAGTGGCAGGCGCGCCCCGACCGGGCGGTGCTCTGGGACGGTCCGGACGAGCGGGGCACCGTCCTGGTGCCGTTCGCCGACGTGGCCGGCTGA
- a CDS encoding MFS transporter: protein MARAWARTVSFLLALGVLAGASLTWPLIGAEAAAAAPPAAQARADLCTTAEWQADFRACVAKLKQVSQAEIDCRKPPVPSAPDSGLAGWFASRPDSSKLAGPKGIYSDYGYGGYSFNTYDVEGGCASTILHPDYKFTTTVANGELMIATAVVGASNALRERAWDPRSMWDWADPLVEKATKAVYQKVFSVFGIVTLCVVGLYLLWRSRQSDMSNAMTTAGWALLVMVAVTALAAWPVKSANIADGTLITSLGVVHDAVGPAARDTPADRCAVPNPDACVDKRPPAVRASDTATEAMLYRNWLRGVLGSADSETARKYGPALYDAKAFSWEEAEKLRANPATRPATIQAKQQQWMTVAEQIKAEDPEAYEFLTGTRDMDRIGSGFIAVLAAVLFAMFDLTASVLVLLGFLIFRWAVIAAPILGTIGLLRPASAGLRRLANAVVAAVFNIAIFGTGAAIYLFAVDLIMSTPALPGWLQVVLVWLCGVVGWLLLRPYRRITQLGGKDSSEAVSSAGSWHRRFFRDMRTAARLDVAEPGGTAEPVGGRRRSPEAAQTRLRPEARREDPTPVPTAAAEGRRADAARPDGRERPDEAPTEKGGGRGRPVAPQPRRRQPATWTEPDVPAENPSFVVYRPGSTERAPDRTGPRVRSEAR, encoded by the coding sequence ATGGCTAGGGCCTGGGCAAGGACTGTGTCGTTCCTGCTCGCCCTTGGCGTACTGGCCGGGGCCTCCCTCACCTGGCCGCTGATCGGCGCGGAGGCCGCAGCCGCCGCACCGCCCGCCGCCCAGGCCCGCGCTGACCTCTGCACGACCGCGGAATGGCAAGCTGACTTCCGCGCCTGCGTAGCGAAGCTGAAGCAGGTCAGTCAGGCCGAAATCGACTGCCGGAAGCCGCCCGTGCCGTCCGCACCGGATTCTGGCCTCGCCGGCTGGTTCGCCTCTCGCCCGGACTCGTCGAAGCTGGCCGGGCCAAAGGGCATCTACAGCGACTACGGCTACGGCGGTTACAGCTTCAACACGTATGACGTGGAGGGTGGCTGTGCCTCCACCATTCTCCATCCGGACTACAAGTTCACCACGACCGTCGCCAACGGGGAGCTCATGATCGCCACGGCGGTCGTGGGCGCCTCGAACGCCCTGCGCGAGCGGGCCTGGGATCCTCGCTCCATGTGGGATTGGGCCGACCCACTGGTGGAGAAGGCCACCAAAGCCGTCTATCAAAAGGTATTCAGCGTCTTCGGGATCGTCACACTCTGCGTGGTGGGTCTCTATCTGCTCTGGCGCTCACGCCAGTCGGACATGAGCAATGCGATGACGACGGCTGGGTGGGCGCTACTGGTGATGGTGGCGGTCACCGCACTGGCGGCCTGGCCGGTCAAGTCGGCGAACATCGCCGACGGCACCCTGATCACCTCGCTCGGCGTGGTGCACGATGCGGTGGGTCCCGCAGCTCGGGATACACCGGCGGATCGTTGCGCCGTTCCCAACCCAGACGCTTGTGTGGATAAAAGACCGCCCGCTGTTCGGGCCAGCGACACTGCCACCGAGGCGATGCTCTACCGCAACTGGCTGCGCGGAGTGCTCGGCTCGGCGGATAGCGAGACCGCCCGCAAGTATGGCCCTGCCCTGTACGACGCTAAGGCGTTTTCCTGGGAGGAAGCCGAAAAGCTGCGCGCCAACCCGGCAACCCGGCCAGCGACGATCCAGGCCAAGCAGCAGCAGTGGATGACGGTCGCGGAGCAGATCAAGGCCGAGGACCCGGAGGCGTACGAGTTCCTGACGGGCACCCGCGATATGGACCGAATCGGCTCTGGCTTCATCGCCGTGCTCGCGGCCGTGCTCTTCGCGATGTTTGACCTGACCGCGTCGGTGCTGGTACTGCTGGGCTTCCTGATCTTCCGGTGGGCGGTGATCGCGGCGCCCATCCTCGGCACCATCGGTCTGCTCCGGCCTGCCAGCGCGGGCCTCCGGCGACTGGCGAACGCCGTGGTCGCCGCAGTGTTCAACATCGCCATCTTCGGCACCGGGGCCGCCATCTACCTGTTCGCCGTCGATCTGATCATGAGTACCCCCGCCCTTCCCGGTTGGCTTCAGGTGGTGCTGGTGTGGCTCTGCGGGGTGGTCGGATGGCTGCTGCTGCGGCCGTACCGGCGGATCACCCAACTCGGCGGCAAGGACAGCAGCGAAGCGGTCAGTTCGGCCGGGTCCTGGCACCGCCGGTTCTTCCGCGACATGCGGACCGCCGCACGGCTGGACGTGGCGGAGCCAGGTGGCACCGCCGAACCGGTGGGCGGACGTCGACGATCACCCGAAGCGGCGCAGACCCGGCTTCGACCGGAGGCGCGGCGAGAGGACCCGACCCCGGTGCCGACCGCTGCGGCCGAGGGCCGACGAGCAGACGCGGCGCGCCCGGACGGTCGAGAGCGGCCCGACGAAGCGCCGACGGAAAAGGGCGGGGGGCGCGGCCGCCCGGTCGCTCCGCAGCCGCGACGCCGACAGCCAGCCACCTGGACCGAGCCGGATGTACCGGCTGAGAACCCGTCGTTCGTGGTCTACCGTCCGGGCTCCACCGAGCGGGCACCGGATCGCACCGGACCACGGGTGCGCTCAGAGGCGAGGTGA
- a CDS encoding M23 family metallopeptidase: protein MNDIGSAGIRRGPLRLGVVAAVLTGMLLLLCCTGGTAAFFLTGLGGDDAENGDTLAGMECGPVRAVNVAGKLPRFAEYGDTQVRNAAIIIKVGQDMGVPSRGWVIALGTAMQESALRNLANSGVPESLALPHEGVGADHDSLGLFQQRPGWGTVAQRLTPAYAARKFYEKLVKVDGWQRRPLTVVAQRVQVSAYPDAYAKHEEVASRIVDALAGGAARTVEINGKAMCNAAERGQIAASGWTAPIPGGVGSGFRTASRPSHNGVDIGAAKGTEIRAAATGRVLVSTCDEDRRGRQDCNVDGFPGKGGCGWFVDLLHAGGYITRYCHMVVQPFVKKDQVVTAGQVIGKVGSSGNSSGPHLHFEVHLRNNRNASGAVNPVPFMRERGAPLRAAE, encoded by the coding sequence ATGAACGACATTGGTAGCGCCGGAATCCGCCGCGGGCCTCTCCGGCTCGGTGTGGTCGCCGCGGTGCTCACCGGGATGCTGCTCCTGCTCTGCTGCACCGGCGGCACCGCGGCGTTCTTCCTCACCGGGCTCGGCGGCGACGACGCCGAGAACGGGGACACCCTGGCAGGTATGGAGTGCGGACCGGTCCGAGCGGTGAACGTCGCGGGCAAGCTGCCGCGGTTCGCCGAGTACGGCGACACCCAGGTCCGCAATGCCGCGATCATCATCAAGGTCGGCCAGGACATGGGCGTGCCCTCGCGAGGTTGGGTGATCGCCCTCGGCACCGCGATGCAGGAGTCCGCCCTGCGCAACCTGGCGAACAGCGGGGTGCCCGAGTCCCTGGCCCTGCCGCACGAGGGCGTTGGCGCGGACCACGACTCGCTCGGCCTGTTCCAGCAGCGGCCGGGGTGGGGCACGGTCGCCCAGCGGTTGACCCCCGCTTACGCGGCCCGCAAGTTCTACGAGAAGCTCGTCAAGGTGGACGGCTGGCAACGCCGACCACTGACCGTGGTCGCGCAGCGGGTGCAGGTCAGCGCATACCCGGACGCGTACGCCAAACACGAAGAGGTAGCCAGCCGGATCGTGGACGCGTTGGCCGGCGGCGCGGCCCGCACCGTCGAGATCAACGGCAAGGCGATGTGCAATGCGGCCGAGCGCGGCCAGATCGCCGCCTCCGGCTGGACCGCGCCGATCCCTGGCGGAGTCGGCTCCGGTTTTCGCACCGCCAGTCGGCCCAGCCACAACGGAGTCGACATCGGCGCGGCCAAGGGCACCGAGATCCGCGCGGCAGCGACCGGTCGAGTGTTGGTTTCGACCTGCGACGAGGACCGCCGCGGCCGCCAAGACTGCAACGTGGACGGATTCCCCGGCAAGGGGGGCTGCGGCTGGTTCGTCGACCTGTTGCACGCCGGTGGCTACATCACCCGGTACTGCCACATGGTGGTCCAACCCTTCGTCAAGAAGGATCAGGTCGTGACGGCCGGTCAGGTGATCGGCAAGGTCGGCAGCAGTGGCAACTCCTCGGGTCCGCATCTGCATTTCGAGGTGCACCTGCGTAACAACCGCAACGCGTCCGGCGCGGTGAACCCGGTCCCGTTCATGCGCGAGCGGGGCGCCCCGCTGCGCGCCGCTGAGTGA